From the genome of Naumannella halotolerans, one region includes:
- the pgsA gene encoding CDP-diacylglycerol--glycerol-3-phosphate 3-phosphatidyltransferase: protein MNTPRPTSWNLPNALTVLRTLLVPLLGWMLIAHPDQPGWRLATTGLFLAAMLTDLIDGHLARKYDLITSFGKLMDPIADKAMTGMALIGLSVTGELPWWITVIILVREWGITLMRFVVIRYGVISANRGGKTKTVLQTVAIVLFLLPLPSLGSPFSLVMVPDAIGWIAMIGALILTVLTGLDYLREAWKLVRSTDRDRDLA from the coding sequence GTGAACACGCCTCGCCCGACCTCGTGGAATCTGCCGAATGCGCTGACCGTCCTGCGTACCCTGCTGGTCCCGCTCCTCGGCTGGATGTTGATCGCCCATCCCGATCAGCCGGGATGGCGACTGGCGACCACCGGTCTGTTCCTGGCAGCCATGCTGACCGATCTCATCGATGGGCATCTGGCGCGCAAGTACGACCTGATCACCAGCTTTGGCAAGCTGATGGATCCGATCGCCGACAAGGCGATGACCGGGATGGCCCTGATCGGCCTGAGCGTGACCGGTGAACTGCCGTGGTGGATCACGGTGATCATCCTGGTCCGTGAATGGGGGATCACCCTGATGCGGTTCGTGGTCATCCGCTACGGCGTGATCTCGGCCAACCGGGGTGGCAAGACCAAGACTGTGCTGCAGACGGTGGCGATCGTGCTCTTCCTGCTGCCGCTGCCCTCGCTGGGTAGCCCGTTCTCCTTGGTCATGGTGCCCGACGCGATCGGTTGGATCGCCATGATCGGGGCCCTGATCCTGACCGTGCTGACCGGTCTGGACTATTTGCGCGAGGCGTGGAAACTGGTCCGGTCGACCGATCGCGACCGCGACCTCGCCTGA
- a CDS encoding CinA family protein: MWPDPSLAEELVAELRQRGRTLATCESLTGGLLGATITAVPGASAVYRGGLITYATDLKHSLAGVEQAVLDSDGAVAQRTAVQMARGAARRCGADYGVALTGVAGPEQQEGKPAGTVHCGICGAGVIDGGLLDIPAEAVRSGRSAVRIHAVELAISALLGTLRDRDNRSGG; the protein is encoded by the coding sequence ATGTGGCCCGATCCTTCACTGGCCGAGGAACTCGTCGCAGAGCTTCGTCAGCGCGGGCGCACCCTGGCCACCTGCGAATCCCTGACCGGTGGGCTGCTCGGCGCCACCATCACCGCCGTGCCCGGGGCTTCGGCCGTCTACCGCGGGGGGCTGATCACCTACGCCACCGATCTGAAGCACAGCCTGGCAGGTGTCGAACAAGCCGTCCTGGACAGTGACGGGGCCGTCGCGCAGCGGACCGCCGTGCAGATGGCCCGAGGTGCCGCCCGGCGCTGTGGCGCCGACTACGGGGTGGCGCTGACCGGTGTCGCAGGTCCGGAGCAGCAGGAGGGCAAACCCGCCGGTACGGTCCACTGCGGGATCTGCGGCGCGGGTGTCATCGATGGCGGATTGCTGGACATCCCCGCCGAGGCCGTTCGCTCCGGCCGCTCAGCGGTCCGGATCCATGCGGTGGAGCTGGCGATCTCGGCGTTGCTGGGCACCCTGCGTGATCGCGACAACCGCTCGGGTGGCTGA
- a CDS encoding helix-turn-helix domain-containing protein translates to MRPALLREAVGETLRETRTEQGRTLREVSADARVSLGYLSEVERGQKEASSELLASICESLGVPLSSVLRTVSDKVANTEPVKKLTITPKPLDTQAYAA, encoded by the coding sequence CTGAGACCGGCACTGCTGCGTGAAGCCGTGGGTGAGACCCTGCGGGAGACCCGGACGGAGCAGGGTCGAACCCTGCGGGAGGTTTCAGCCGATGCGCGGGTGAGCCTCGGTTACCTGTCCGAAGTCGAACGCGGGCAGAAGGAAGCATCATCGGAACTGCTGGCCTCGATCTGCGAATCCCTGGGCGTGCCGCTGTCGTCGGTACTGCGGACGGTCAGCGACAAGGTGGCCAACACCGAACCGGTGAAGAAGCTGACCATCACTCCGAAGCCCTTGGACACCCAGGCCTACGCCGCCTGA
- a CDS encoding ATP-dependent helicase: MTVATNSDPLAGFATPTRNWFTRVFSAPTPAQAQAWEAIGKGHHTLVVAPTGSGKTLAAFLSAIDRLSGEPRPEPATTRVLYVSPLKALAVDVDRNLRAPLQGIAQSADQLGIEIADLRVGVRSGDTSAAERRKLARNPPDILITTPESLHLILTSAARGTLRGVDTVIIDEVHALAGTKRGAHLALSLERLAHLSGGDPQRIGLSATVRPPERVAGFLTGSAPRRPTEIVQPPSGKQWQLDVVVPVEDMTDLSAPPGEDAEPSRSIWPHIERRVLDQVMAARSTIVFTNSRRQAERMTSRLNELHSEELGLGTEDGAPAEIAAQAGKSAGVQPAAVIARSHHGSVSREQREQVEAALKAGTLPCVVATSSLELGIDMGSVDQVIQASSPPSVASGLQRVGRAGHDVGAVSHGTFYPTNRGDLLETAVVVQRMREGRIEEVPRLENPLDVLAQQIVAITAMEPIGVDELFALVRAATPYARLSRAIFEAVLDMLAGRYPSEEFRELRPRITWDRQQNLLSGRPGSQRLAVISGGTIPDRGLFGVFLVGGEDAGTGGRRGPGRRVGELDEEMVYESRVGDVFTLGTTSWRIEEITHDQVQVSPAPGQPGKLPFWRGDNPGRPLELGLALGAFTRELSSLAEPESRERLADAGLDPNAIRGVLDYLAEQRAATAGLPTDKQLIFERFRDELGDWRVCLHAPFGTAVLSPWAMIIEARARERLGIEVNAHASDDGIVLQIPDTDAPPPTAELIMVEADEVEELVTSQVADSALFAARFRECAARALLLPRRSPSSRSPLWQQRMRAAQLLSVASRHADFPIMLETMRECLSDVFDLAGLTEIHRQLAGRSISVTEVETPQPSPYARSLLFGYLGEFVYTGDLPLNERRNAALSLDLGLLAELLGKDAVSELLDPSVIEGVEADLQSLSPERHATTVEQLFDLLRSAGPYSREELTARTEPDPEPWLAELLASRRVAELLINGRRRLAVAEDLGLLREALGVPTPPGFGSPPPPAEDPVTALVLRWALTHGPFTAGQLAERYGLGEATVRHRLQTLTASGTLVEARFVDGASEQWCHHRILGLIRRRMLAKLRDGIEPVEPSTYARFLPAWHNIGPEPGLYGVDGLLSAIEQLAGVAVPLSSVETTLLPSRVRDYSPAMLDELLASGEVTWLGDGAIGEHDGWIRLGVSGLDLPRPHRDPPTPLAAEMLQRLQAGGGWFFEDLLVGDAGRSDHATALWQLVWAGLVRSDTFGPARALLSSAGSRRGKPARTASGRRATLSAVRAARVARLSSPVTAGRWSAVGAPAAAPNAQFTALLLALLDRHAVLTRGAVQAEDTEGGFAAAYRGLSVLEEQGQCRRGYLIDGLGAAQFALPGAVDRLRDHTDQQVGTQVLAATDPANPYGAALGWPDRTGHRPGRKPGALVVLDEGRLVLFVERGGRSLLTFTDDRDSLQRAAGALAAAIGRNWLGTVLVERIDAASVFDPHPLAEALTGHGFRLTPQGLRLRPSEG; encoded by the coding sequence ATGACCGTTGCCACGAATTCGGACCCGCTGGCCGGGTTCGCTACGCCCACCCGCAACTGGTTCACTCGTGTCTTCTCCGCCCCCACGCCGGCCCAGGCACAGGCCTGGGAGGCGATCGGCAAGGGTCATCACACCCTGGTCGTGGCCCCGACCGGATCCGGCAAGACCCTGGCAGCCTTCCTCTCGGCCATCGACCGGCTCAGCGGCGAGCCACGTCCGGAGCCGGCCACCACGAGGGTGCTCTACGTCTCCCCGCTGAAGGCCCTGGCCGTCGATGTCGACCGCAATCTGCGTGCGCCGCTGCAGGGCATCGCCCAGTCCGCCGATCAGCTGGGCATCGAGATCGCCGATCTGCGCGTGGGGGTTCGTTCCGGTGACACCTCGGCTGCCGAACGACGCAAACTGGCCCGCAATCCCCCCGACATCCTGATCACCACCCCGGAGTCGCTGCACCTGATCCTGACCTCGGCGGCCCGGGGGACGCTGCGGGGTGTGGACACCGTGATCATCGACGAGGTGCATGCCCTGGCCGGCACCAAACGGGGTGCCCACCTGGCCTTGAGTCTGGAGCGGCTGGCCCACCTGAGCGGCGGCGATCCGCAGCGGATCGGGCTTTCGGCCACGGTACGCCCGCCCGAGCGGGTGGCGGGCTTCCTCACCGGCAGCGCGCCGAGGCGCCCGACCGAGATCGTCCAGCCACCCAGCGGGAAGCAGTGGCAGCTGGACGTGGTCGTACCGGTGGAGGACATGACCGATCTGTCGGCACCACCGGGTGAGGACGCCGAACCCTCACGCTCGATCTGGCCGCACATCGAGCGTCGGGTGCTGGACCAGGTGATGGCTGCCCGATCGACGATCGTCTTCACCAACTCCCGCCGGCAGGCCGAACGGATGACCAGCCGATTGAACGAACTGCATTCCGAGGAACTCGGACTGGGCACCGAGGACGGGGCGCCGGCCGAGATCGCCGCCCAGGCAGGCAAATCGGCCGGGGTGCAGCCTGCGGCCGTGATCGCCCGCTCGCATCACGGTTCGGTCTCCCGGGAGCAGCGCGAACAGGTCGAGGCTGCGCTGAAGGCCGGCACCCTGCCCTGTGTGGTCGCCACCTCCAGTCTGGAACTCGGTATCGACATGGGCTCGGTCGATCAGGTGATCCAGGCCTCATCACCGCCGTCGGTCGCCAGCGGTCTGCAGCGGGTCGGCCGGGCCGGGCACGATGTGGGCGCGGTGAGCCACGGCACCTTCTATCCCACCAATCGCGGTGATCTGCTGGAGACCGCGGTGGTCGTGCAGCGGATGAGGGAAGGCCGGATCGAGGAGGTCCCGCGGCTGGAGAATCCACTGGACGTCCTCGCCCAGCAGATCGTCGCGATCACCGCCATGGAGCCGATCGGCGTCGACGAGCTGTTCGCCCTGGTGCGCGCGGCGACCCCCTACGCCCGCCTGAGCCGGGCGATCTTCGAAGCGGTGCTGGACATGCTGGCCGGCCGCTATCCGTCGGAGGAGTTCCGGGAACTGCGTCCGCGGATCACCTGGGATCGACAGCAGAACCTGCTCAGCGGCCGGCCCGGGAGCCAGCGGCTGGCGGTGATCTCCGGCGGAACCATCCCCGATCGCGGATTGTTCGGGGTCTTCCTCGTCGGCGGTGAGGACGCCGGTACCGGGGGCAGACGTGGCCCGGGCCGGCGCGTCGGCGAGCTGGACGAGGAGATGGTCTACGAATCCCGGGTCGGTGACGTCTTCACCCTCGGTACGACCAGCTGGCGGATCGAGGAGATCACCCACGACCAGGTGCAGGTCTCCCCCGCGCCCGGACAGCCCGGGAAGCTGCCGTTCTGGCGTGGCGACAACCCCGGACGCCCGCTCGAGCTGGGGCTGGCCCTGGGCGCCTTCACCCGGGAGCTGAGTTCGCTGGCCGAACCCGAATCCCGGGAACGGTTGGCCGATGCAGGTCTGGACCCGAATGCGATTCGCGGGGTGCTCGACTATCTGGCCGAGCAACGTGCCGCGACCGCCGGCCTGCCCACCGACAAGCAGTTGATCTTCGAACGCTTCCGGGACGAGCTCGGTGACTGGCGGGTCTGCCTGCATGCCCCGTTCGGTACGGCGGTGCTCAGCCCGTGGGCCATGATCATCGAGGCGCGGGCCCGCGAGCGGCTGGGCATCGAGGTCAACGCCCATGCCAGTGACGACGGCATCGTGCTGCAGATCCCGGACACCGACGCTCCCCCGCCGACCGCCGAGCTGATCATGGTCGAGGCCGACGAGGTGGAGGAACTGGTGACCTCCCAGGTCGCCGATTCGGCTCTGTTCGCTGCTCGTTTCCGTGAGTGCGCGGCACGTGCGCTGTTGCTCCCGCGGCGCTCACCCAGTTCCCGCTCTCCCCTGTGGCAGCAGCGGATGCGCGCGGCGCAGTTGCTGAGCGTCGCGTCCCGGCACGCCGATTTCCCGATCATGTTGGAGACGATGCGGGAGTGTCTCAGCGATGTCTTCGACCTGGCCGGCCTGACCGAGATCCATCGGCAGCTCGCCGGCAGGTCGATATCGGTCACCGAGGTCGAGACACCGCAACCGTCGCCCTACGCACGATCGCTGTTGTTCGGCTACCTCGGCGAGTTCGTCTACACCGGCGATCTGCCGCTGAACGAGCGGCGCAATGCCGCCCTCAGCCTGGATCTCGGCCTGCTCGCCGAGCTGCTCGGCAAGGATGCGGTCTCCGAGCTCCTCGACCCGTCGGTGATCGAGGGGGTCGAGGCCGATCTGCAGTCGCTCAGCCCCGAACGACACGCCACCACCGTCGAGCAGCTCTTCGACCTGCTGCGCAGCGCCGGGCCCTACAGCCGCGAGGAGCTCACCGCCCGCACCGAACCCGATCCCGAGCCGTGGCTGGCCGAGCTGCTGGCCAGCCGACGGGTCGCCGAGCTGTTGATCAACGGCCGCCGCCGGCTCGCGGTGGCCGAGGACCTCGGCCTGCTCCGCGAGGCACTGGGGGTTCCGACACCTCCCGGTTTCGGCTCGCCGCCCCCTCCGGCCGAGGATCCGGTGACCGCCCTGGTCCTGCGTTGGGCGCTCACCCACGGACCGTTCACCGCCGGGCAGCTGGCCGAACGGTACGGGCTGGGCGAGGCAACGGTGAGGCACCGACTGCAGACGCTCACCGCTTCAGGCACCCTGGTCGAGGCGCGGTTCGTCGACGGTGCATCCGAGCAGTGGTGCCACCATCGCATCCTCGGCCTGATCCGGCGACGGATGCTGGCGAAGTTGCGTGACGGCATCGAACCGGTCGAACCGAGCACCTACGCCCGCTTCCTCCCCGCCTGGCACAACATCGGTCCCGAACCAGGGTTGTACGGCGTCGACGGTCTGCTGAGCGCGATCGAACAACTCGCCGGTGTGGCCGTACCCCTGTCGAGTGTGGAGACCACCTTGTTGCCCTCGCGGGTGCGCGACTACTCCCCGGCGATGTTGGACGAGCTGCTGGCCTCCGGCGAGGTGACCTGGCTGGGTGATGGCGCCATCGGCGAACACGACGGGTGGATTCGGCTCGGCGTGTCCGGTCTGGACCTGCCCCGGCCCCACCGGGACCCGCCGACACCACTGGCTGCAGAGATGCTGCAGCGGTTGCAGGCCGGCGGCGGGTGGTTCTTCGAGGATCTGTTGGTCGGCGACGCCGGTCGTAGCGACCATGCGACGGCGTTGTGGCAGTTGGTCTGGGCGGGTCTGGTCCGCAGCGACACCTTCGGCCCGGCCCGGGCGCTGTTGTCCTCGGCCGGCAGCCGTCGCGGCAAACCCGCCCGCACGGCCAGCGGTCGGCGGGCCACCTTGAGCGCCGTCCGGGCCGCGCGGGTGGCCAGGCTGTCCTCACCGGTCACGGCAGGCCGCTGGTCGGCAGTGGGGGCGCCTGCGGCCGCACCGAACGCCCAGTTCACCGCCCTGCTGCTCGCCCTGCTCGATCGGCATGCGGTGTTGACCCGCGGCGCGGTCCAGGCCGAGGACACCGAGGGTGGATTCGCTGCTGCCTATCGCGGGCTGTCGGTGCTGGAGGAACAGGGGCAGTGTCGGCGCGGTTACCTGATCGACGGACTGGGAGCGGCCCAGTTCGCCTTGCCCGGTGCGGTCGACCGGCTGCGCGACCACACCGACCAGCAGGTCGGCACCCAGGTCCTGGCTGCCACGGACCCTGCCAACCCCTACGGCGCGGCGCTCGGCTGGCCCGACCGGACCGGGCATCGGCCGGGGCGCAAACCCGGCGCCCTGGTGGTCCTCGACGAGGGCCGCCTGGTCCTGTTCGTCGAGCGCGGCGGACGGAGTCTGCTGACGTTCACCGACGACCGCGACAGCCTGCAGCGGGCGGCCGGTGCACTGGCAGCCGCGATCGGCCGGAACTGGCTCGGCACGGTGCTGGTGGAGCGGATCGACGCGGCGTCGGTCTTCGATCCGCATCCACTGGCCGAAGCCCTGACCGGCCACGGCTTCCGGCTCACGCCCCAGGGGCTGCGGTTGCGCCCGAGTGAGGGCTGA
- a CDS encoding glutamine synthetase family protein: protein MSESLSPRLAEQGVQALIGTVWNPNGLILAKSVPVRRADSFAGTGLGASPTWFGFTIDQGGIAEDASISAVGDNRIRIDADAVRVLPGGLAWAPAGFYDQNGDPVPQCGRGTLQRVVAELAESGLSAKVGHELEFQLFAADGSPLPRQGWAPYSLSGMLAHEDFLHALYAEADAVGLPIEQVHPEFAMRQFELSLAPADPVSAADTVVLARLVVQRVAHQCGYSVSFSPKPYAAEAGNGAHQHFSLTRDGVPLFSGGNEVRGLTAQGASAIGRVVELLGPLQAVIAGSVLSTVRMTPNSWAGAHAGWGLENREVAVRLIGATAANPSGANVEVKIIDPASSAYIASAAVLATMLDGILSGTSLVAEADRDPNQMSPEERRAAGIAVLSNDQNAALDALDASTDLRRLLGDVLVDVIVAGRRHEAALYGDWEVERLAERFRFAWGF from the coding sequence ATGAGCGAATCGCTGTCCCCACGTCTGGCCGAGCAGGGTGTGCAGGCCCTGATCGGCACGGTCTGGAATCCCAACGGGTTGATCCTTGCCAAATCGGTGCCGGTACGCCGTGCCGACAGCTTCGCGGGGACCGGATTGGGTGCCTCCCCGACCTGGTTCGGCTTCACCATCGACCAGGGCGGGATCGCCGAGGACGCCTCCATCTCCGCGGTGGGGGACAACCGGATCCGGATCGACGCCGATGCGGTACGGGTGCTCCCTGGCGGACTGGCCTGGGCACCGGCAGGGTTCTACGACCAGAACGGTGACCCGGTGCCGCAGTGCGGTCGGGGCACCCTGCAACGCGTGGTGGCCGAGCTGGCCGAGAGCGGGCTGAGCGCCAAGGTCGGCCACGAACTGGAGTTCCAGCTCTTCGCCGCCGACGGCAGCCCGCTGCCGAGGCAGGGCTGGGCGCCGTACTCGCTGTCGGGGATGCTGGCCCACGAGGACTTCCTGCACGCCCTGTACGCCGAGGCCGATGCGGTCGGGCTGCCGATCGAGCAGGTGCATCCGGAGTTCGCGATGCGGCAGTTCGAGCTCTCCCTCGCACCGGCTGATCCGGTCTCGGCCGCCGACACGGTGGTGCTGGCCCGGTTGGTCGTCCAGCGGGTGGCCCACCAGTGCGGGTACAGCGTCTCCTTCTCGCCCAAGCCGTATGCCGCCGAGGCCGGGAACGGGGCGCATCAGCACTTCTCCTTGACCCGCGACGGTGTGCCGTTGTTCTCCGGCGGGAACGAGGTGCGCGGGCTCACCGCGCAGGGGGCGAGCGCGATCGGCCGGGTGGTGGAACTGCTCGGTCCGTTGCAGGCGGTGATCGCCGGTTCGGTGCTCTCGACGGTACGGATGACGCCGAACAGCTGGGCCGGTGCGCATGCCGGCTGGGGGCTGGAGAATCGCGAGGTGGCCGTGCGGTTGATCGGTGCGACCGCTGCCAATCCGTCCGGTGCGAATGTGGAGGTGAAGATCATCGACCCCGCATCGTCTGCCTACATCGCCTCGGCAGCGGTGCTGGCGACCATGCTGGACGGGATCCTCAGCGGAACCTCGTTGGTCGCCGAGGCCGACCGCGACCCGAACCAGATGAGTCCCGAGGAACGTCGGGCGGCCGGGATCGCGGTGCTCAGCAATGACCAGAATGCGGCTCTGGACGCCCTCGATGCCAGCACCGACCTACGCCGGTTGCTGGGGGATGTCCTGGTCGATGTGATCGTTGCCGGGCGAAGGCATGAAGCAGCGCTCTACGGTGACTGGGAGGTCGAACGACTGGCCGAACGGTTCCGGTTCGCCTGGGGGTTCTGA
- a CDS encoding amidohydrolase family protein: MIDELVEQLRDRPLIDHHVHGAWLSDGDRSRFENALNEGSTDPLPGWDSGFDNQLGFAIRAHCAPVLDLEPHAAADAYWQRRTSLGEAEVARRFLSAAGVSDWLVDTGFPGETCEPEELAALSGAHDHRVIRLESLAEQAIADSANYAEAFPALLEATITQEQAVGMKTVAAYRTGFDLDWSEPAAGSVVEAAARWRDSGGRRLTDPVLINFGIRSALALQKRRGGLPLQFHVGFGDRDEDLHRTDPLLLLPLLREFADASICLLHCYPFERQAGYLAQAFAGVYLDVGLAINYLGARSPSLIARSLEVAPFGKLLYSSDAYGPAELHLLGAHLWRSGTAQVLSHFVERGEWSTTDALRVAGMIGSENARRLYRL, translated from the coding sequence GTGATCGATGAGCTGGTCGAACAGCTCCGGGATCGGCCGTTGATCGATCACCATGTGCACGGGGCCTGGTTGAGCGACGGGGATCGATCGAGATTCGAGAATGCGCTGAACGAGGGATCCACCGATCCCTTGCCGGGTTGGGATTCGGGCTTCGACAACCAGCTCGGCTTCGCCATCCGGGCTCACTGTGCACCGGTGCTGGACCTCGAACCCCACGCCGCGGCCGACGCCTATTGGCAGCGGCGGACCTCCCTGGGAGAGGCCGAGGTGGCGCGACGATTCCTCTCGGCTGCAGGCGTCTCGGACTGGTTGGTCGACACCGGGTTCCCGGGGGAGACCTGCGAGCCGGAGGAGCTGGCGGCCCTCAGCGGTGCCCATGATCATCGGGTGATCCGGCTGGAATCGCTGGCCGAGCAGGCGATCGCCGACAGCGCGAACTACGCCGAGGCGTTCCCTGCGTTGCTGGAGGCAACGATCACCCAGGAGCAGGCCGTCGGGATGAAGACGGTGGCGGCCTACCGTACCGGCTTCGATCTGGACTGGTCCGAACCTGCTGCTGGATCGGTCGTCGAAGCCGCCGCCCGCTGGCGGGATTCCGGCGGTCGTCGACTGACCGATCCGGTGTTGATCAACTTCGGCATTCGTTCAGCGCTGGCGCTGCAGAAGCGCCGAGGTGGTCTGCCGCTGCAGTTCCACGTCGGTTTCGGGGATCGGGACGAGGATCTGCACCGTACCGATCCGCTGCTGCTGTTGCCGCTGTTGCGGGAGTTCGCCGATGCCTCGATCTGCCTGCTGCACTGCTATCCGTTCGAGCGTCAGGCGGGTTATCTCGCCCAGGCCTTCGCCGGGGTGTACCTCGATGTCGGTCTGGCGATCAATTACCTGGGAGCACGCAGCCCCTCGCTGATCGCCCGCAGCCTGGAGGTGGCGCCGTTCGGCAAGCTGCTCTACTCCTCCGATGCCTACGGGCCGGCCGAATTGCACCTGCTCGGGGCACATTTGTGGCGCTCAGGTACCGCGCAGGTGCTGTCGCACTTCGTCGAGCGTGGTGAGTGGTCGACTACCGATGCCCTCCGGGTCGCCGGGATGATCGGGTCGGAGAACGCTCGGCGGCTCTACCGTCTCTGA
- the ribH gene encoding 6,7-dimethyl-8-ribityllumazine synthase — translation MSGAGEPTITVSDTAGLRVAIVSAQWHDEICTALIDGALRAITEAGLEEPTVVRVAGSLELPVLAQQLATEHDAVIALGVVIRGETPHFDYVCDSVTAGLTRVTLDERTPIGNGVLTTDDEQQARDRSGLPGSKEDKGYQAAVAAIGSAALLRQLRG, via the coding sequence ATGAGTGGCGCCGGTGAACCGACGATCACCGTCTCCGATACCGCGGGTCTGCGGGTGGCGATCGTCTCCGCACAGTGGCACGACGAGATCTGCACCGCACTGATCGACGGGGCCTTGCGTGCCATCACCGAGGCAGGTCTCGAGGAACCGACCGTGGTCCGCGTCGCCGGCTCCCTGGAACTGCCCGTGCTCGCCCAGCAGCTGGCGACCGAGCACGACGCCGTGATCGCCTTGGGGGTGGTGATCCGCGGCGAGACTCCCCATTTCGACTACGTCTGCGACTCGGTCACCGCCGGCCTCACCCGGGTGACCTTGGACGAACGCACGCCGATCGGCAACGGAGTGCTGACCACCGATGACGAACAGCAGGCGCGGGACCGCAGTGGGCTGCCGGGGTCGAAGGAGGACAAGGGGTACCAGGCAGCGGTCGCGGCGATCGGGTCGGCGGCACTGTTGCGCCAGCTGCGAGGCTGA
- a CDS encoding bifunctional 3,4-dihydroxy-2-butanone-4-phosphate synthase/GTP cyclohydrolase II has protein sequence MTIALDPIETAIAEIAAGRPVVVIDNENRENEGDLIFAAAHATPELVAFTVRHTSGYLCVAIDEQACDRLELPPMHHTNEDRFATAYTVTVDAAVGTTTGISAADRARTMRVLADPAARPADLRRPGHVLPLRARPGGVLERIGHTEAAVDLARLAGLPAAGVLCEVISQADETQMARSPELREFANEHGLAMISIADLVRWREAHESSLTRAGEASLPTEHGTFRAVGYLGTGGEPDQVALVMGDPSTDGGYDVLVRLHSECLTGEAFGSLRCDCGPQLQESMAQIAAAGRGVLVYLRGHEGRGIGIVNKLRAYHLQDSGADTVDANLQLGLPADARDYRVAGRILDDLGVRSVRLLTNNPEKVDGLLDSGITVTARQPIVVGKGAENLAYLRTKRDRMGHQLPDLEEPAPPAATSTSTVPESA, from the coding sequence ATGACCATCGCCTTGGATCCGATCGAGACCGCGATCGCCGAGATCGCCGCCGGCCGTCCGGTGGTGGTGATCGACAACGAGAACCGGGAGAACGAGGGTGACCTGATCTTCGCCGCGGCCCACGCCACACCTGAACTGGTCGCCTTCACCGTGCGCCACACCTCCGGCTACCTGTGCGTCGCCATCGACGAACAGGCCTGTGACCGGTTGGAGCTGCCACCGATGCACCACACGAACGAAGATCGTTTCGCCACCGCCTACACGGTGACGGTCGATGCCGCGGTCGGCACCACGACCGGGATCAGCGCAGCCGATCGGGCCCGGACCATGCGGGTCCTGGCCGATCCCGCAGCACGCCCGGCTGATCTTCGTCGACCTGGCCATGTGCTCCCCCTGCGGGCACGTCCGGGTGGGGTGCTGGAGCGGATCGGTCACACCGAGGCTGCCGTCGATCTTGCCCGGCTGGCCGGTCTGCCCGCCGCCGGCGTCCTCTGCGAGGTGATCAGCCAGGCCGACGAGACGCAGATGGCACGTTCGCCGGAGTTGCGGGAGTTCGCGAACGAGCACGGTCTGGCCATGATCAGCATCGCCGATCTGGTGCGCTGGCGGGAGGCCCACGAGTCCTCGCTGACCCGTGCGGGCGAGGCCTCACTGCCGACCGAGCACGGTACGTTCCGCGCGGTCGGCTACTTGGGTACCGGCGGTGAACCCGACCAGGTCGCGCTGGTGATGGGTGATCCGAGCACCGACGGCGGGTACGACGTTCTCGTCCGGCTGCATTCGGAATGCCTGACCGGGGAGGCGTTCGGCTCCCTGCGCTGTGACTGCGGACCGCAGTTGCAGGAGTCGATGGCGCAGATCGCAGCGGCAGGTCGCGGGGTCCTGGTCTATCTGCGTGGTCATGAAGGTCGCGGGATCGGCATCGTGAACAAGTTGCGCGCCTATCACCTGCAGGACAGCGGTGCCGACACCGTGGATGCCAATCTGCAGCTCGGCCTGCCCGCCGATGCCCGTGACTACCGGGTGGCCGGGCGGATTCTCGATGATCTTGGTGTCCGGTCGGTACGGCTGTTGACCAACAACCCGGAGAAGGTGGACGGTCTCCTCGACAGCGGGATCACCGTCACCGCCCGGCAGCCGATCGTCGTCGGCAAGGGGGCGGAGAATCTGGCGTACCTGCGTACCAAGCGTGACCGGATGGGCCACCAGCTCCCCGACCTGGAGGAACCTGCCCCGCCCGCGGCCACGTCGACCTCGACAGTTCCGGAGTCGGCATGA
- a CDS encoding riboflavin synthase: MFTGIIEELGEVRAVDHAQDAATLTVSGPQVTSDASHGDSIAVDGVCLTVTAHGSGWFSADVMAETLHRSTLGSLVPGSRVNLERAMPSSGRFGGHIVQGHIDGVVEVESITPAEKWTVVRLRAPHRLSRYLAEKGSVALNGVSLTISAISTEPAQDWFEISLIPTTLAATNLGGLAVDDQLNVEVDVIAKYLERLGSVEVAR; encoded by the coding sequence ATGTTCACCGGCATCATCGAAGAGCTCGGCGAGGTCCGGGCCGTCGACCACGCCCAGGACGCTGCCACGCTCACGGTCTCAGGCCCACAGGTCACCTCCGATGCCTCCCACGGCGACTCGATCGCCGTGGACGGGGTGTGTCTGACCGTCACCGCCCATGGCAGTGGCTGGTTCAGCGCGGACGTGATGGCCGAGACCCTGCACCGCAGCACACTGGGGTCTCTCGTACCCGGCAGCCGGGTCAATCTGGAACGGGCCATGCCCAGCAGCGGTCGATTCGGCGGCCATATCGTCCAAGGCCACATCGACGGCGTGGTCGAGGTCGAGTCGATCACCCCGGCCGAGAAATGGACCGTGGTACGGCTGCGCGCACCGCATCGACTGAGCCGCTATCTGGCCGAGAAGGGATCGGTGGCACTGAACGGTGTCTCGTTGACGATCTCGGCGATCTCCACCGAGCCGGCGCAGGACTGGTTCGAGATCTCGTTGATCCCGACCACCCTGGCCGCCACCAACCTCGGCGGACTGGCTGTCGATGATCAACTCAATGTCGAGGTGGACGTGATCGCCAAGTACCTGGAACGACTCGGCAGCGTGGAGGTGGCGCGATGA